GAGGCCACCCTGGAGAGCGTGGCCCGGCTGGCGGTCCCGCAGCTCGCCGACTCGTGCACGGTCTTCTTGCTCGCAGAGGACACGCTCGTGCGGCGCACCGTCGCTCACGTGGACCCCGCGGTGGAGCGCGAGCTCGCGGGGCTGGAGGAGGGACCCGCCGACACGCAGGCGGTCCGGGCCCTGGTCGACCGCGTCCGCGCGGGCGAGGTGGTGCACGCGACGGACGTCTCCGACGCGGATCTCGACGCCTTCGAGCTCGACCCCGAGCGGGATCGTGCCGCCCGCCTACAGACCATCCGGGAGTACATGGTCGTGCCGATGATGGCGCGCGGCGAGTCGGTCGGCGCGCTGTCGCTGGTCTCCTCTCGCGCGCACTCCGATCGGACGTGGGGCGAGTCGGAGCGCGAGCTCGCGCGCGAGCTCGGTCGGCGGACGGGGTTGGCCGTGGACAACGCGAGGCTCTTCCGGCAGCTCGAGAGCGAGCACGAGCGCAAGGACCAGTACCTCGCCACGCTCGCCCACGAGCTGCGCAACCCCATGGCGGCGGTCTCGTCCGCGCTGGAGATCTTGCATGACCCGGACCTCGACGACGAGGCTCGGGGCCGCGCGCTCGCGGTCGCCGGTCGTCAGCTCCGCCAGCAGTCGCGCATGGTCGACGACCTGCTGGACCTCTCGCGGCTCACGAGAGGGCGCGTGCGCTTGCGGCGCCAGCCCATGCTGCTGTCGGACGCGATCGAGGAGATCATCGACGGGCAGACCCAGCGGGCGACCCACAAGTCGATCGAGCTGCGCCTGACGCTGGCCGAGGAGGCGCCCCTCTACATCGACGCGGACCGGGATCGCCTGCAGCAGATCATCGGCAACCTCGTCGACAACGCGATCAAGTTCACCTCGAGGGGCGAGGCGGTCGAAGTCCACCTGGCGCGTGAGGGAGACATGGCGCGCGTCGAGGTGCGGGACCGCGGCCCCGGGCTGCCTCCCGAGGTGAGGGAGCGCATGTTCGACCTCTTCGTGCAGGGGCCGGTCAAGCACGAGGCGCCGAGCTCGGGGCTCGGGATCGGGCTGACCATCGCGCGGGAGCTGACCCTCCTCCACGACGGCCGCATCGAGGCGCGCGACCGCGAGGGTGGCGGCGCGGTGATGATCGTTCGACTCCCGCTCGTCGACGTGCCTCTGGCCGATGACGAGGGAAGCGTCGACGCGCCCTCCTCGAGAGAGGCCCTCTCGGTCCTGGTCGTCGACGACAACCGCGACGCGGCGGACATGCTCGGTGCGCTCCTGTCCGGCTGGGGCCATCAGGTCGACGTCTGCCATGGCGGCGCGGAGGCGGTGGAGCGCGCTCGCGACGTGACTCACGACCTGATCTTGCTCGACCTCGGCATGCCCGGGATGGACGGCTTCGAGACGGCGCGCGCGATCCGCGCGCTCCCCGGCCGAGCCTCCACTCGCCTCGTCGCGCTCACGGGCTACGCGCAGCCCAGCGACGTCGAGGCGTGCCTCGCCGCGGGCTTCGATCGCCACGTCGCCAAGCCGATCGGCAAGAGCACGCTGCTCGAGCTGATCGGCGAGGTCCCGCGCTGACGCCGCTCAGGGCGTGCAGGCGTTGGGCTCGCCGCTGGTGGTCGAGAAGATCACCGCGTCGCTGGTGAGGGAGAAGCTCGCCGCCTCGCGTCCGTCGACGGCGTATCCGTAGCTGCGCGCCGCGTTCTGCACGCCCTGGGTGTGGTTGGAGCCGTCGCTCGGACAGCTGACGCAGATGAGCTCGGCCTCGTTCGTCGTCTCGCGCAGCACGAC
This genomic stretch from Sandaracinaceae bacterium harbors:
- a CDS encoding ATP-binding protein, translating into MPSSREAEWYRAVLDEMTEMVCRYRADGTLLFVNRAYCEAFGVVAEEVVGTSYAPLIHPDDLARVNAEVARMSPERPLLEIQNRIVRTDGRVRWTRWTNRGFFDAQGRMVEAQSSGRDVTHLVAVEGELRASHDRFRFLAEASRVLASSLELEATLESVARLAVPQLADSCTVFLLAEDTLVRRTVAHVDPAVERELAGLEEGPADTQAVRALVDRVRAGEVVHATDVSDADLDAFELDPERDRAARLQTIREYMVVPMMARGESVGALSLVSSRAHSDRTWGESERELARELGRRTGLAVDNARLFRQLESEHERKDQYLATLAHELRNPMAAVSSALEILHDPDLDDEARGRALAVAGRQLRQQSRMVDDLLDLSRLTRGRVRLRRQPMLLSDAIEEIIDGQTQRATHKSIELRLTLAEEAPLYIDADRDRLQQIIGNLVDNAIKFTSRGEAVEVHLAREGDMARVEVRDRGPGLPPEVRERMFDLFVQGPVKHEAPSSGLGIGLTIARELTLLHDGRIEARDREGGGAVMIVRLPLVDVPLADDEGSVDAPSSREALSVLVVDDNRDAADMLGALLSGWGHQVDVCHGGAEAVERARDVTHDLILLDLGMPGMDGFETARAIRALPGRASTRLVALTGYAQPSDVEACLAAGFDRHVAKPIGKSTLLELIGEVPR